From Amyelois transitella isolate CPQ chromosome 4, ilAmyTran1.1, whole genome shotgun sequence, one genomic window encodes:
- the LOC106139289 gene encoding ras-related GTP-binding protein A, translating to MKKKVLLMGKSGSGKTSMRSIIFANYIARDTRRLGATIDVEHSHVRFLGNLVLNLWDCGGQEAFMENYFASQRDNIFRNVEVLIYVFDVESREMEKDMHYYQSCLEAILQNSPEARIFCLVHKMDLAPEEQRDEIFREREEDLKRLSKPLECTCFRTSIWDETLYKAWSSIVYKLIPNVKALESSLRQFASIVDADEVLLFERATFLVVSHCQRRPHRDAHRFEKVSNIVKQFKLSCSKLAAQFQSMEVRNSVFAAFIDGFTSNTYVMVEMSDPKIPSEATLINIRNARKHFEKLEKVSSTASLNYE from the exons atgaagaaaaag GTACTTTTAATGGGTAAAAGTGGCTCAGGGAAAACAAGCATGAGATCCATAATATTTGCCAACTACATAGCAAGAGATACTCGACGTTTAGGAGCTACAA TTGATGTTGAACATTCACATGTCCGCTTCCTGGGTAACCTTGTCCTCAATTTGTGGGACTGTGGAGGTCAAGAGGCCTTCATGGAGAACTACTTTGCATCCCAGAGAGACAATATATTCAGGAATGTGGAGGTTCTCATTTACGTGTTTGATGTTGAAAGCAGAGAGATGGAGAAGGATATGCACTATTACCAGTCATGTTTGGAAGCCATTTTACAG aattctCCTGAAGCCCGCATATTCTGTCTGGTGCACAAAATGGACTTGGCTCCAGAGGAACAGAGAGATGAGATCTTCCGAGAAAGGGAAGAGGATCTCAAACGGCTGTCCAAACCATTGGAATGCACTTGCTTCAGAACCAGTATATGGGATGAAACTTTATACAa GGCGTGGTCAAGTATAGTGTACAAGttaatacctaatgttaaGGCACTAGAATCTTCATTAAGACAATTTGCATCGATAGTTGATGCAGATGAG GTACTCCTGTTCGAGCGCGCGACTTTCCTCGTGGTGTCTCACTGCCAGAGGCGGCCGCATCGTGACGCCCACCGCTTCGAGAAGGTCTCCAACATCGTGAAACAGTTCAAGCTGTCCTGCTCAAAGCTGGCTGCGCAGTTCCAGAGCATGGAG GTGCGCAACAGTGTTTTCGCTGCGTTCATAGACGGGTTCACGAGCAACACTTACGTCATGGTCGAGATGTCAGACCCCAAGATACCCTCCGAAGCAACCCTGATCAACATCAGAAACGCGCGGAAACACTTCGAGAAACTAGAGAAAGTCTCATCAACCGCCTCACTAAACTACGAGTGA
- the LOC106139288 gene encoding protein HBS1: MARHRNVRNRKYSDDYDYDDVYGHSVEEDSCLSPSDTAQWIYDRSQNQQAISNFMESHDNIQEEVEDEVPDAQHPILDRRDSVDLRSLNLEEDEEAKLMSCLDELRNVLGDTFSENILIQSVLKHKFDVTKALDDILNINNKTPKTVEAESIKPLPIVTIDTIKAPVISTKDTTPKVIASKLEPSGSGAIIKGFKVDNSVSSSSQPNTPRDQSPAERVLTPKFDQDEIKPAKLKENKIDPNVQYSNERGSDKDHLYIVVIGHVDAGKSTLMGRLLCDLGEVTQRTMHKYEQESKKLGKQSFMYAWVLDETGEERIRGITMDVGRAQFETKTKKVIILDAPGHADFIPNMITGAGQADVALLVVDATRGEFESGFEFGGQTREHALLVRSLGVNQLAVAVNKLDTTNWSQDRFNEIIKKLKLFLKQAGFKDSDVTYVPCSGLTGENLVKAPAEPELLKWYNGPCLLEVIDNFNVPDRPVSKPLRLSVNDVFKGTGSGFCVSGRIENGILSKGDKILVCPTKEVAEARSIAINDMPNNIAFAGDQVTVTLSGVDMQNVSVGYVLSDPVQQVPVTTRFEARIVVFNVKVPITKGYPVLIHHQSLVESANIVKLKALLNKSTGELIKKKPRCLGNNSVAVVDIEVCRPICVERYKDVKELGRVMLRVSGVTIAAGLVTDILSI; the protein is encoded by the coding sequence ATGGCCCGTCATCGCAATGTGAGGAATCGAAAATACTCTGACGATTACGACTATGACGATGTTTACGGGCATTCAGTGGAAGAAGATTCATGTTTATCCCCGAGTGACACCGCACAATGGATTTACGATCGTTCTCAGAACCAGCAGGCGATATCAAACTTTATGGAAAGCCATGACAACATTCAAGAAGAAGTGGAGGACGAGGTTCCTGACGCTCAGCATCCAATCCTTGATCGCCGCGATTCGGTAGATCTGCGCAGCCTCAATCTCGAAGAAGATGAAGAAGCAAAGCTAATGTCTTGTTTAGATGAGCTGCGAAATGTTCTAGGTGATACATTTTCCGAAAACATACTCATACAATCCGTGCTTAAACATAAATTCGACGTTACTAAAGCCTTAGATGATATcttaaatatcaataataagACACCGAAAACAGTCGAAGCAGAGTCAATCAAACCCCTGCCTATTGTTACTATAGATACTATAAAAGCTCCTGTCATATCAACAAAAGATACAACTCCCAAAGTTATTGCTTCAAAATTAGAACCTAGTGGCAGTGGTGCAATTATCAAGGGATTCAAGGTGGACAACAGTGTAAGCTCTAGTAGTCAACCCAACACTCCTCGTGACCAATCTCCAGCGGAAAGAGTTTTGACACcaaaatttgatcaagatgaAATCAAGCCAGCTAAATTGAAAGAGAACAAAATAGATCCCAATGTACAGTATTCTAATGAAAGAGGCTCTGATAAGGATCATTTATACATTGTAGTAATAGGCCATGTTGATGCTGGTAAATCTACTCTAATGGGGCGGTTGTTGTGTGATCTTGGTGAGGTAACTCAAAGAACTATGCACAAATATGAACAGGAGAGTAAAAAACTTGGAAAACAAAGTTTCATGTATGCATGGGTGTTAGATGAAACTGGAGAGGAGCGAATCAGGGGCATAACTATGGATGTTGGTCGAGCCCAGTTTGAAACAAAGACTAAGAAAGTAATAATTCTTGATGCTCCAGGACATGCTGATTTTATTCCTAATATGATAACAGGGGCAGGACAAGCTGATGTTGCCCTTCTAGTGGTTGATGCCACCAGAGGAGAGTTTGAATCTGGCTTTGAATTTGGTGGGCAGACACGAGAACATGCTCTCCTTGTGAGATCCTTAGGTGTCAATCAGTTGGCTGTTGCGGTCAATAAGCTGGACACAACAAACTGGTCACAGGATAGATTTAATGAGATAATCAAGAAACTGAAACTGTTCTTAAAACAGGCAGGGTTCAAAGATTCTGATGTGACATATGTACCTTGTTCAGGCTTGACTGGTGAAAATTTGGTGAAAGCTCCTGCAGAGCCAGAGCTATTAAAGTGGTACAATGGACCTTGCCTTTTAGAAgtaattgataattttaatgtccCAGACAGACCAGTCTCTAAACCCCTGAGACTATCAGTCAATGATGTGTTTAAAGGTACTGGTTCAGGTTTCTGCGTTTCTGGTCGTATTGAAAATGGAATACTCAGTAAGGGGGACAAGATTTTAGTGTGTCCCACAAAGGAGGTGGCAGAAGCTCGAAGCATAGCTATCAATGACATGCCCAATAATATTGCTTTTGCAGGTGACCAAGTCACTGTCACACTGTCTGGAGTGGACATGCAGAATGTTTCTGTTGGATATGTATTAAGTGATCCAGTACAACAGGTGCCTGTTACTACTCGCTTTGAAGCTAGGATAGTTGTATTTAATGTCAAAGTACCTATAACTAAAGGCTACCCAGTTTTGATTCACCACCAGTCATTAGTGGAGTCAGctaatattgttaaattgaAGGCTTTGTTGAATAAAAGTACAGGAGAGCTGATCAAGAAGAAGCCACGTTGTTTAGGAAATAACTCGGTAGCTGTTGTTGACATAGAAGTGTGTCGTCCAATCTGTGTAGAGCGCTATAAGGATGTCAAAGAGCTGGGGCGCGTCATGTTGCGTGTTTCAGGCGTCACGATTGCTGCTGGATTAGTTACTGATATTCTAAGTATTTGA
- the LOC132904385 gene encoding uncharacterized protein LOC132904385, whose product MCQRCCSSVRRLHSQHPRHIRNAATVQPRTSPLHVVTCFYTRTMPRVYKKKESSRSGHVDEVAMESAIEEVVDKTLSIRKSAAKYGIKPSTLESRLAKIKKNTTNEAPLRSFASKYTSKQVFTTSEEVLLNNYIAECSRMNYGLTLVQLRKLAYEFAKANKLEYPSSWDHNGMAGLDWAKSYRHRNVNLSLRKPENTSAARAYGFNKTAVNDFFNNLEAVLTRYNFTCDRIYNFDESGISTVMSTPKVLAEKCRKQVGQLVSGERGELVTFGGIISASGNTIPPLFIFPRVHFKDHFMTGAPEGSLGVATRSGWINSEIFIQVLKHIQKKTSCTKENPILLLVDNHESHVTVEAIDYARDNGIVYISFPPHTTHRLQPLDVGVFGPFKAKLKVAYNDWHVSNPGKTMNIYQIPKLAKIAYFESFTNKNIMSAFEKTGIWPYNKLAFSDEDFAPVQVYQSNSNATININRQQQEDPSEENVIVEQSTPLNSPPSSSSLLLQSIDFDAPSSSAPGLITPEAVRPYPKVNKSQSTKAKKGKLPGKSRIYTDTPEKQRLLEIQKAKEMKKQEQERRNKAKEMKRALKMIVKTDKITKPKIQKKDAELETDSEDEINISLRESSSSPLSTEASDFEEATNKEEPVLSQNINEETFVLVQFEKKSTVLHYVGKVLKKYGPMEYHVSFLRKKPGSWKFVFPNVIDEGTVFLSDVVAVLPPPKSASTARTANIFCFERNFIGYNVQ is encoded by the exons ATGTGTCAGCGCTGTTGTAGTAGTGTGCGTAGATTACATTCACAACACCCGCGCCACATACGGAACGCCGCGACAGTCCAGCCGAGAACTTCGCCGTTGCATGTCGTGACGTGTTTTTATACTcg gacCATGCCGCGCGTATACAAGAAAAAGGAATCTTCGAGGTCAGGACATGTAGATGAAGTGGCGATGGAGTCTGCTATAGAAGAAGTCGTAGATAAAACGTTATCTATAAGGAAATCGGCAGCCAAATACGGTATTAAGCCTTCTACGCTGGAATCACGacttgcaaaaataaaaaaaaatactaccaATGAAGCTCCCCTACGTAGTTTTGCATCCAAATATACGTCTAAACAGGTATTCACCACGTCAGAAGAAGTACTTCTAAATAACTATATTGCAGAATGTTCTCGTATGAATTACGGGCTTACACTTGTACAACTTCGAAAATTAGCGTATGAGTTTGCAAAAGCAAATAAGTTAGAGTATCCTTCTAGTTGGGATCATAATGGAATGGCTGGCTTGGACTGGGCAAAAAGTTATCGCCACCGTAATGTCAACTTAAGTCTAAGAAAGCCGGAGAATACAAGCGCTGCCCGTGCGTATGGTTTTAATAAGACTGCTGTCAatgacttttttaataatttagaagCTGTACTGACcagatataattttacttgtgacagaatttataattttgatgaatCAGGAATTTCTACTGTTATGAGCACACCGAAAGTATTAGCCGAAAAATGTCGCAAGCAAGTCGGCCAACTAGTCTCAGGAGAAAGAGGTGAACTTGTAACTTTCGGGGGTATAATATCGGCCAGCGGTAACACTATTCCgccactttttatttttccaagaGTGCATTTTAAGGACCATTTTATGACAGGTGCCCCTGAAGGTAGCTTGGGTGTTGCCACAAGAAGTGGGTGGATAAATTCGGAAATTTTCATACAAGTGCTAAAACATATTCAAAAGAAGACATCATGCACAAAAGAAAACCCTATTCTGTTATTGGTCGATAATCATGAGAGTCACGTCACGGTAGAAGCTATAGATTACGCCCGTGACAACGGCATAGTTTATATCTCATTTCCTCCGCATACAACGCACCGTCTTCAGCCATTAGACGTAGGGGTATTTGGCCCTTTTAAGGCCAAATTGAAAGTAGCATATAACGACTGGCATGTATCAAATCCAGGAAAGACTATGAACATTTACCAAATCCCAAAATTAGCTAAAATAGCCTACTTTGAATCCTTcaccaataaaaacataatgagTGCTTTTGAAAAAACGGGCATATGGCCATATAATAAACTTGCTTTTAGTGACGAAGATTTTGCTCCGGTTCAAGTTTACCAATCCAATTCTAACGctactataaatattaataggcAACAACAAGAAGACCCTAGTGAAGAAAACGTAATTGTTGAACAATCAACTCCACTGAATTCACCGCCATCGTCATCATCCCTGCTGCTACAATCAATAGACTTTGATGCACCATCATCATCTGCTCCTGGACTAATAACTCCAGAGGCAGTTCGACCCTATCCTAAAGTAAATAAGAGTCAAAGTACAAAGGCGAAGAAAGGAAAATTACCAGGAAAATCTAGAATTTACACAGACACACCAGAAAAGCAAAGGCTTCTAGAAATACAAAAGGCAAAGGAAATGAAAAAACAAGAGcaagaaagaagaaataaagcTAAAGAAATGAAGCGTGCATTGAAGATGATAGTCAAGACTGATAAAATAACGAAACcaaagatacaaaaaaaagatgcAGAGTTAGAAACTGATAGTGaagatgaaattaatataagtttaaGGGAGAGCAGTTCTTCACCTTTATCGACTGAAGCATCGGATTTTGAAGAAGCAACTAATAAAGAAGAACCAGTATTGAGCCAAAACATTAATGAAGAAACTTTCGTATTAgtacaatttgaaaaaaagtcaACTGTTCTTCATTATGTCGGAaaagttttaaagaaatatggaCCAATGGAATATcacgtttcttttttaagaaagAAACCAGGTTCTTGGAAGTTTGTTTTTCCAAATGTGATAGATGAAGGAACGGTCTTTTTGTCGGACGTCGTTGCAGTTTTACCTCCACCCAAATCAGCAAGCACTGCAAGGACTgcaaacatattttgttttgagagAAACTTTATTGGGTATAATGTTCAGtag